The following nucleotide sequence is from Populus nigra chromosome 15, ddPopNigr1.1, whole genome shotgun sequence.
CATCATAATTAACCTTTCATCTTTACTTGTCTAAATCCACCAAGACATCTGACCTTTGTCGTATTCCTTCTCTTGCTTAATGTATGTTAATTGATTGGTTTTATTTAGAGGCTTACAAATTAAAGCACGAATCCGAAAGCGGCACaggatttaataaataaatcacaattcctaattttatttctttctgcaTTTCATGGATGGTGGCGAGCTCTAAGAACTTAAAAAACTTCCCAAACTATAACAGATCTTTTGGTGAGGTTAATGACATGATAACCAGTACAGAGCTTGTTCCCTGAAATtgttttatcttcttttcttcaaaTCTTAGAGAGTATAATAACACAAGAATGCTCTAGAATGTAGCTATCATCACCATTCACCAATGGCCGACCCATGGAAAAGACAAACACGAAGACAGTATGCGCAGTGCCAAGTGCCAATAACATTCCAAGACATGCAGCACGAACAAACCATAACCATGGAAGGCAAGAGTTGTAATAGCATTACACATGGTTTCAAACACATAAAACACACTAGCAGCGATTAGCTACATAAACCTCTAAGAAAATTTCATAAACCAGCACAATAGAAGGATGCCATCCCATGTATTCCTAAAATGAGATTACACAAATCAATTAGGGTTTTCAGGAATAACGATTCACTCCAATTCCCAGGTTCCAAACTTTAGAAAACAGAGTAGGCTAGAACAAACGCATAACAGAGACGGGCACAAATGACTTTTTACAGCACAACATAGAGCCCTGTATCTACGTAAACACCAATTGCACTGAACATCCTCCGGGTACGGAAAACAAAAGAACATGCATCAAATTAGCTACATACTTTCTCATGTAGCAAATGATTAATTCAATTCACCTGGTCAAATGCGGAAGATATCCGTCTGAAACCGCTCATCATACAACCTCCAATGTCCATATCTTTCAGTGTGGAAAACCGACCTCGGAATATAAAAATTCGGTTTCTTAATCTCCAAATTCTTCAACCCCAAAGTCGCCTTAACAATATCCCGACTCGTCAAATTGGCACACCCAGACAAATCCAAATACTCAAGATTCAAACACCCTTCACAAATCGACACCAATCCTTTTGCAGACATTTTCGAAAACCTCAACTCAAGGTGCACCAAATTGGGCATATATTTCCCAATTGCACCAGCCTCGCAATCTCCATCTTGAGGGCAAGTATTTAAATAGTCATCGGGCACAATCCCTACGTGTTCGGAGGCATCTAACCAATTCATTTGGTTCCGCTTTAAAACCCTAAGATTCGGGCAGTTTCTACCCACCATAACCAAAGATTCGTGTGATATTTCAAAGCAATAACTTATATCAAGCTCTTTAAGCTTTGCGCACTTGTAAGCAATTTGAGCCATTGATGCATCAGTCACATTCCGGCAGCTTTTTATTGAAAGCACTTGAAGATTTGAGCacctagaataaaaaataaaatttataaagacTAAGTTATTGTATTGAAAGCACTTGAAGATTTGAGCacctagaataaaaaataaaattcataaagactaagttattgtattttgagaagaattttcttttgttttttaccttTCGGCGGCGAAAGTGACTGAGAGATCGGAGCAGTGCTGGGTGCGGATCTCGGTCAGGGATCCGTCACTAAAAGTGATGACGGAAAGGAGCATTGAATCGATTTTTCTCTCGAAATCAGGGGTCCACCACCGAGGCGATTCAATGACCGAGTCGAATTGAGTGGCCAGATCGAATAGTGTGTTGAGAGATGGATCCTTGCAGGCGATAAGCCAACCTTTGCAAACGAGCATGGGACCGCGCCATCGGTGCTCAAAGGTGAGTCGAGAGAGGATGTTGATTAAGCACTCGTAAGTTAACTCGGCCCAGTCGGCGACGAGTCCTGACTCGGCATCCGTCTCTACCACGTCGGTATCTTCGTTacgtctcattttttttatggagtctTGCTTTGATTTGATTCCATTTGCAGGGTCTTATAAAGAGAACAACTGGATAAAAATGTCATTTTGATGTTTGGAAAGATATAGCTTTTTATGTTAGCCACGTGGAAAATAGACGGTTGCAATTCATTCCCTGGGATCGGGTGTCACTTGCTGGTAGAGCCAGGAGAGGCGTACTGGACATGTCTACCCTCTTAAAAGACACTCATCAATGCAAAAGATCAGTCGTCGCTGCCACGTGGAAAATTCTAGATAGACGGCtagatttataaataatataaattgttataataataGCCATGTTTGAATGGAGGCTTGTTTAGCAATTTCTTCatttgtgtgtgtttggtattgcggtagttATTgtagttgtgatttgaaaaatattattttataaaaagtatttttaattaaagttggtttgaaaaaatagatatttggttaaaactgtggttaaattgagattgaaaaaaaataatttaatgtgtttgggtaagaatgcttttgaaattgaggttataaaataattttaaaaaatatatattaatattgatagttttaaatttaaatattgtaaaattaattactcatattacattatgaaataaataatacttaatataaaatattttttattattccattaaattatttaataatacaattaaataaaatattatcaggtataaaattaatattacaatgcgagtgaatttaattcactctatactagtttttcgataaaaaaatattgttcatatCAAAgtgcaaataaatttaatttactctaaattagattttttaaaaatattaataaaattaacacacaaaaaaaaaaagttttaacagTGCAGGAGAATTGCATTTTTCAGTTGAACAATGAAATTCTC
It contains:
- the LOC133674472 gene encoding F-box protein SKIP1-like, whose translation is MRRNEDTDVVETDAESGLVADWAELTYECLINILSRLTFEHRWRGPMLVCKGWLIACKDPSLNTLFDLATQFDSVIESPRWWTPDFERKIDSMLLSVITFSDGSLTEIRTQHCSDLSVTFAAERCSNLQVLSIKSCRNVTDASMAQIAYKCAKLKELDISYCFEISHESLVMVGRNCPNLRVLKRNQMNWLDASEHVGIVPDDYLNTCPQDGDCEAGAIGKYMPNLVHLELRFSKMSAKGLVSICEGCLNLEYLDLSGCANLTSRDIVKATLGLKNLEIKKPNFYIPRSVFHTERYGHWRLYDERFQTDIFRI